The Candidatus Omnitrophota bacterium genome has a window encoding:
- a CDS encoding hydrogenase 3 maturation endopeptidase HyCI: MRSLKTTLKNKLQGAERVAVLGVGSDLRADDAVGLLVAGELKKACVESDNRARLKVFLGNTAPENLTGEIKKFCPTHIIIVDAADGQKEPGAVTLIDPGETGGISFCTHQLPPKIIADYLVKSLRCKVIIIGIQPKALDFGASPSKEVIKSAKDIAAMIKGIIKGEN, from the coding sequence GTGCGCAGCCTGAAAACAACTCTAAAAAATAAACTGCAAGGCGCCGAAAGGGTCGCGGTATTGGGCGTAGGCTCGGATTTACGCGCAGACGATGCAGTGGGTTTACTTGTGGCCGGCGAACTAAAGAAAGCTTGCGTAGAATCGGATAATCGCGCGCGGCTTAAAGTTTTTTTGGGCAATACCGCGCCGGAGAACCTCACCGGAGAAATAAAAAAATTCTGCCCCACGCATATTATAATAGTGGATGCCGCTGACGGCCAAAAGGAGCCAGGCGCGGTTACCCTGATTGACCCGGGTGAGACTGGTGGCATTTCGTTCTGCACCCATCAGCTGCCGCCGAAAATAATAGCGGATTATCTGGTTAAATCTCTCCGCTGCAAAGTAATCATTATCGGTATCCAGCCAAAGGCGCTTGATTTCGGCGCTTCTCCTTCTAAAGAAGTAATAAAATCCGCGAAAGACATCGCGGCTATGATTAAGGGAATTATAAAAGGCGAAAACTAA
- a CDS encoding 4Fe-4S binding protein, whose product MLKEVLNHIMKKPATNLYPAQKLQMPPGFRGKLKFYPERCIGCKLCMRDCPTQAITINKLEDNKFEAVIELDRCIYCGQCVDSCPKKALESTKDVELTQLDAHKLRVVFRAQPENNSKK is encoded by the coding sequence ATGCTCAAAGAGGTTTTAAACCATATTATGAAAAAGCCTGCTACTAATCTTTACCCGGCGCAGAAACTACAGATGCCTCCGGGTTTTCGCGGTAAACTTAAATTTTATCCTGAAAGGTGCATCGGCTGTAAATTATGCATGAGGGATTGCCCGACGCAGGCCATTACGATTAATAAGTTAGAGGATAACAAATTTGAAGCGGTTATAGAATTAGACAGGTGTATATATTGCGGTCAGTGCGTTGATTCCTGCCCTAAAAAGGCACTTGAATCCACAAAAGACGTAGAGTTAACGCAGTTAGATGCACATAAATTAAGGGTGGTTTTTCGTGCGCAGCCTGAAAACAACTCTAAAAAATAA
- a CDS encoding NADH-quinone oxidoreductase subunit H, whose amino-acid sequence MIQALFAILIFPGLCFLVLFGLAAEFIDRKLHARLQNRVGPPWFQTCADFLKLLGKEELIPCEANSRMFSLAPLFALTAAVTAFFYIPLWKTEPLFSFSGDIIVILYLLTLPTLAFFIGGWYSTSLFARVGSVRAITQLFAYEVPLFIGILSAALLSDSWSLSEMTIFYNQHPYYLLFNLIGFVVSLIALLGKLEKTPFDIPEAETEIVAGCLTEYSGKLLAFLRMALDIEMVVGSALLAAVFLPFGLMLNPFLGFTVFVIKIFFIIALLSLLRTIFARLRIDQMINFCWKIMVPIALLQLLANLVLKRILL is encoded by the coding sequence ATGATTCAAGCACTCTTTGCGATTCTAATATTTCCCGGATTATGTTTTCTGGTTCTTTTCGGCCTGGCCGCCGAGTTTATCGACAGAAAGCTGCATGCCAGGCTGCAAAACAGGGTTGGCCCGCCATGGTTTCAGACCTGCGCAGATTTCCTTAAGCTTTTAGGCAAAGAGGAATTAATCCCCTGCGAAGCTAATTCCCGGATGTTTTCTCTGGCGCCTTTATTCGCCCTGACTGCAGCGGTAACTGCGTTTTTTTATATCCCTCTCTGGAAAACAGAGCCATTATTTTCTTTTAGCGGGGATATTATAGTTATACTTTATCTTTTAACCCTGCCTACGCTGGCGTTTTTTATCGGCGGGTGGTATTCCACTTCTTTATTTGCCAGGGTCGGTTCTGTGCGGGCGATTACGCAATTATTTGCCTATGAAGTGCCGCTATTCATAGGGATATTGTCTGCGGCGCTGCTTTCGGATAGCTGGTCATTATCTGAAATGACTATTTTTTATAACCAGCACCCCTATTACCTATTGTTTAACCTGATCGGTTTTGTTGTGTCGTTAATTGCGCTATTGGGTAAATTGGAAAAAACGCCCTTTGACATCCCTGAAGCAGAAACGGAGATTGTGGCCGGTTGCCTTACGGAATACAGCGGTAAACTGCTGGCGTTTTTAAGGATGGCTTTAGATATAGAAATGGTAGTGGGTTCTGCGCTGTTGGCAGCGGTATTCCTGCCGTTTGGCTTAATGCTAAATCCCTTCTTGGGATTTACCGTATTTGTAATAAAAATATTTTTTATTATAGCCTTGCTTTCTTTACTCAGGACTATTTTTGCGCGCTTACGTATTGACCAGATGATTAATTTTTGCTGGAAGATTATGGTCCCGATTGCGCTCCTGCAGCTTCTAGCCAACCTGGTATTAAAGAGGATACTCTTATGA
- a CDS encoding nickel-dependent hydrogenase large subunit, giving the protein MHNSNEFKIPLGPQHPALKEPESFSVALKGEKIMGVDIRLGYNHRGIEKACEERTYIQDMYLIERICGICSHSHSTCFIQAVEEIAGLEVPKRALYIRTLIAELERIHSHLLWLGVAGHEIGFDTLLMYAWRDREIVMDMLAELTGNRVNYGINTIGGVRRNITREQAEKVLGGIKTLEERTKYYIEVATEEVTIRKRLSGVGVLSYEDALRLDAVGPTARASNVNRDVRRDDHYAAYGDIRFEVVTDMHNDVYGRTIVRVKELMESYQIIRQVLQKMPDGPISIKAPRQIPAGEALSRYEAPRGEDVHYVKSNGTEKPERVKVRAPTLANIQAVKHMLADRYLADMPIVIAAIDPCFSCTDRLVTIEYPNKRKNEVISWQALHSYSIEWHRSRGIDFRALNKKFSERIKG; this is encoded by the coding sequence ATGCATAATTCCAATGAATTTAAAATTCCCCTTGGCCCGCAGCATCCTGCCCTGAAAGAGCCGGAGAGTTTCAGCGTTGCGTTGAAGGGCGAGAAGATTATGGGCGTGGATATCAGGCTGGGATACAACCATCGCGGAATAGAGAAGGCATGTGAAGAGAGGACATATATACAGGATATGTATCTTATTGAGCGTATCTGCGGCATATGTTCGCATTCGCACTCCACTTGTTTTATACAGGCGGTAGAGGAGATAGCCGGATTAGAGGTACCCAAGAGGGCCCTTTATATCCGCACCTTAATCGCAGAATTAGAGCGTATCCATAGCCACTTGCTCTGGCTGGGGGTAGCCGGGCATGAAATAGGTTTTGATACTTTATTGATGTACGCCTGGCGGGACAGGGAGATTGTGATGGATATGCTGGCGGAGTTGACCGGTAACCGCGTGAATTACGGCATAAATACCATCGGCGGGGTCAGGCGCAATATTACCCGCGAACAGGCAGAGAAGGTATTAGGCGGAATAAAGACCCTGGAGGAGAGGACAAAATATTATATCGAGGTGGCGACAGAAGAAGTCACTATCAGAAAGAGGCTATCGGGAGTAGGGGTATTATCCTATGAGGATGCGCTAAGGCTGGATGCGGTCGGGCCGACTGCCCGCGCCTCAAACGTAAACCGTGATGTCCGGCGCGATGACCATTATGCGGCATACGGCGATATCCGTTTTGAGGTGGTTACTGATATGCATAATGATGTATATGGCCGGACAATCGTCAGGGTAAAAGAATTGATGGAGTCTTACCAGATAATCCGTCAGGTCCTGCAGAAAATGCCTGATGGCCCTATCTCAATAAAGGCGCCCCGTCAGATTCCTGCCGGAGAGGCCTTAAGCCGTTACGAAGCCCCGCGCGGGGAGGATGTGCATTACGTTAAATCAAACGGTACGGAGAAACCCGAAAGGGTCAAGGTCAGGGCACCCACCCTGGCCAATATTCAGGCAGTCAAGCATATGCTCGCGGACCGTTATCTTGCGGATATGCCTATTGTGATAGCCGCGATAGACCCCTGTTTTTCCTGCACTGATAGGTTAGTTACAATTGAATATCCGAATAAGAGAAAGAATGAGGTTATCAGCTGGCAGGCACTGCATTCCTATAGTATAGAATGGCACCGCAGCCGCGGTATAGATTTCCGTGCATTAAATAAAAAGTTTTCAGAGAGGATAAAGGGATAA
- a CDS encoding NADH-quinone oxidoreductase subunit C, with protein MSKEEDIRADLTSKFSYLEGKIIIPRPKRIFLELSPDNLAPVLSYAVEKLEFPHLCTITGLDEQDKLSFIYHLAQDRGILLNIKISVSRDNPVLKTITPYFPGAEIYERELVDLFGAKVVGLPEGNRYPLTDDWPAGQFPLRKDWKPDTQADKKESNHA; from the coding sequence ATGTCCAAGGAAGAAGATATCAGGGCGGACTTAACCAGTAAATTCAGTTATCTGGAAGGTAAGATTATCATCCCCAGGCCAAAGCGCATATTCCTTGAGCTTAGCCCGGATAACCTGGCGCCAGTCCTTTCTTATGCAGTAGAGAAATTAGAATTTCCGCATTTGTGCACTATTACCGGGCTGGATGAGCAGGATAAGTTAAGTTTTATTTATCACCTGGCGCAGGATAGGGGAATTCTCCTGAACATTAAAATCAGCGTATCCAGAGATAACCCTGTTTTAAAAACCATCACTCCTTATTTTCCCGGCGCAGAGATTTACGAAAGGGAGTTAGTAGATTTATTCGGCGCAAAGGTTGTGGGTTTGCCAGAAGGGAACCGTTATCCTTTAACGGATGATTGGCCGGCCGGGCAATTTCCTCTGCGTAAAGATTGGAAGCCGGATACGCAAGCGGATAAAAAGGAGAGTAACCATGCATAA
- a CDS encoding NADH-quinone oxidoreductase subunit B family protein: MGMVKKAVNWARIKSPWILHFNTGACNACDIEIIAALTPRYDLERFGVQLKGTPRHADVLLCSGPVTKQIEERLVRIYEQMAEPKFVVAVGGCACSGGVFKGCYNVKAGINSTIPVSAYIPGCPVSPKAIIDGVVKLLASLDDGNKK, encoded by the coding sequence ATGGGCATGGTTAAGAAGGCAGTCAACTGGGCGAGGATAAAATCTCCCTGGATACTCCATTTTAATACCGGCGCATGCAATGCCTGCGATATAGAAATTATTGCCGCCCTCACCCCGCGTTATGACTTGGAGCGTTTTGGGGTGCAGCTTAAAGGCACCCCCCGGCATGCGGATGTGCTCCTTTGTTCCGGGCCGGTAACAAAACAAATAGAGGAGAGGCTGGTAAGGATTTACGAACAAATGGCTGAACCTAAGTTTGTGGTGGCAGTAGGCGGCTGCGCTTGCAGCGGAGGGGTCTTTAAGGGCTGCTATAATGTAAAGGCAGGGATTAATTCTACTATTCCTGTCTCAGCCTATATACCCGGTTGCCCGGTCAGCCCCAAGGCGATCATCGACGGCGTAGTAAAATTACTGGCCAGCCTTGATGACGGTAATAAAAAATAA
- a CDS encoding NADH-quinone oxidoreductase subunit K: protein MSSEILRLFWSFGIFIIMLSIIGFYCVFLTYNLIRVLIGLELLIKAATLLLIVVGYINGHEALTQSLVITLIVIEAVVMTVAVGIVLGIRSRHNSLDVRNIREIKG, encoded by the coding sequence ATGAGTAGCGAAATCCTGCGTTTATTCTGGTCTTTCGGTATTTTTATTATCATGCTTTCCATCATCGGTTTTTATTGCGTCTTTCTTACCTATAATCTTATCAGGGTATTGATTGGCCTTGAGCTTCTGATTAAAGCCGCAACTCTTCTCTTGATAGTCGTCGGATATATTAACGGGCATGAGGCATTGACCCAGAGTTTAGTGATCACGCTGATAGTCATAGAGGCGGTGGTGATGACGGTAGCGGTAGGCATAGTGCTGGGTATCCGCAGCCGTCATAATTCCCTGGACGTCAGGAATATCAGGGAAATAAAAGGTTAA